From uncultured Methanobrevibacter sp., a single genomic window includes:
- a CDS encoding class I SAM-dependent methyltransferase, translating to MKEKIIIEDENQIDWEELWTRKMDKKGDRGKDWTKAAVKYSERASKDNYTEQLISKMILTKEDTVLDVGCGEGSVTIPLSKEVASVTAIDATDKMLEILNEKIQEESIDNIKTIKDDVNDVTLKKYGNHDIVLASRVINGIKSPKKVFSNFNEIANKYVFITLFGPNNWKLEKDFFKYINSEYGGAPSYTILLNLLAEMDIYPNVINLDVGPVRTYHSIEEAIDNGKWNLAKFTQEEQELLPKYLDSILEEDEDGLLTNPNDKPDWVLIWWKK from the coding sequence ATGAAAGAAAAAATCATTATAGAAGATGAAAATCAAATTGACTGGGAAGAACTCTGGACTAGAAAAATGGATAAAAAAGGAGACAGAGGCAAAGATTGGACCAAAGCAGCTGTAAAATATAGTGAACGTGCCAGCAAGGACAATTACACAGAACAATTAATCTCAAAAATGATATTAACAAAAGAAGATACAGTTTTAGATGTCGGCTGCGGTGAAGGAAGCGTTACAATTCCATTATCCAAAGAAGTTGCTAGTGTTACAGCTATCGATGCAACCGATAAGATGCTTGAAATACTTAATGAAAAAATACAGGAAGAATCAATAGATAATATTAAAACCATTAAAGATGACGTAAATGATGTTACATTGAAAAAATACGGCAATCATGATATTGTTTTAGCATCCAGAGTGATAAATGGAATTAAAAGCCCTAAAAAAGTATTTTCCAACTTCAATGAAATAGCAAATAAATATGTATTCATTACACTGTTTGGACCAAACAACTGGAAACTTGAAAAGGACTTCTTCAAATACATTAATAGCGAATATGGCGGGGCTCCCTCTTACACAATTCTCTTAAATCTTCTTGCAGAAATGGACATTTACCCTAATGTGATAAATTTGGATGTCGGTCCCGTCAGAACATATCATTCTATTGAAGAAGCTATTGACAATGGTAAATGGAATTTGGCTAAATTCACACAGGAAGAACAGGAATTATTGCCAAAGTACTTAGATTCCATTTTAGAGGAAGATGAAGATGGCTTATTAACCAATCCTAATGACAAGCCTGATTGGGTATTAATTTGGTGGAAAAAATAA
- a CDS encoding restriction endonuclease subunit S has product MIKKYKFDEIADIFTGIRVKRYQKGITVEQKVLKKTYEDSSKIETDIELVSEDINPKFYSRKDDIVILLAGSTVSKLEEEGIIIPMYYAVVRVREGFDVDFIYHLLKSDIFPRELHKIVEGTTLKIIKTTHLKEITLPIPDYETQVKYGRLFKLMDKRINLNQELIELERQNEKLIMKNLLERLGDK; this is encoded by the coding sequence ATGATTAAAAAATATAAGTTTGATGAGATTGCAGACATTTTCACTGGAATTAGGGTCAAACGTTATCAAAAAGGAATTACAGTAGAGCAGAAAGTGTTGAAGAAGACATATGAAGACAGCTCAAAAATTGAAACTGATATTGAACTTGTTTCTGAGGATATAAATCCTAAGTTTTACTCCAGGAAAGATGACATTGTGATCTTGCTTGCAGGATCTACTGTAAGCAAGCTTGAAGAGGAGGGAATAATCATCCCTATGTATTATGCTGTTGTAAGGGTTAGGGAAGGATTTGATGTGGATTTCATCTACCATCTTCTTAAAAGTGACATTTTTCCAAGGGAATTGCATAAAATCGTGGAAGGAACTACCTTAAAAATCATTAAAACCACTCACCTAAAAGAAATTACTTTACCTATACCTGATTATGAAACTCAAGTGAAATATGGAAGATTATTTAAATTGATGGACAAAAGAATCAATCTAAACCAGGAATTAATTGAATTGGAAAGACAGAATGAGAAATTGATCATGAAGAACTTATTGGAGAGATTAGGGGATAAGTGA
- a CDS encoding class I SAM-dependent methyltransferase — protein MAFQINDPEEIDWAYFWAKKLEAKKDRSKDWNKAAPNFGKSAKRDDYHTKLIERIDITKDDTLLDLGCGDGTITIPLAKRAKSVTGVDSAYKMLEILNEKAQKENNGNIKTIEEDLSKITIDNVGKHDIVVASRSLNGILNIKETIANINEIAENYVYITLFGPNNWKIEKEFYDSINKEYVEFPSHRYFFNILVDMGIYPNVESLNIGREREYESIEEALENGKWRLDTLNDREKEQLYEYLEDILKKGENGKLSNPNDKADWVLYWWKK, from the coding sequence ATGGCTTTCCAAATAAATGATCCTGAAGAGATAGATTGGGCTTACTTCTGGGCAAAGAAGCTTGAAGCAAAAAAGGATAGAAGCAAAGATTGGAATAAGGCAGCACCGAATTTTGGAAAGTCTGCCAAAAGAGACGACTATCACACCAAATTGATTGAAAGGATTGATATAACCAAAGATGACACTCTTCTTGATTTAGGTTGCGGTGACGGAACTATAACAATTCCCCTTGCAAAAAGAGCAAAAAGTGTCACGGGAGTTGATTCTGCTTATAAAATGCTTGAAATATTGAATGAAAAAGCTCAAAAAGAGAATAATGGCAATATCAAAACAATTGAAGAGGATTTAAGTAAAATAACAATTGATAATGTGGGAAAACATGATATTGTTGTAGCTTCAAGATCATTGAATGGAATTCTAAATATAAAGGAAACCATTGCAAATATTAATGAAATCGCTGAAAATTATGTTTACATAACCCTTTTTGGACCAAACAACTGGAAAATTGAAAAGGAATTTTATGATTCCATCAATAAGGAATATGTTGAGTTTCCATCTCATAGATACTTTTTCAACATACTTGTAGATATGGGAATCTATCCAAATGTGGAAAGTCTAAACATAGGTCGTGAAAGGGAATATGAAAGCATTGAAGAGGCTTTAGAAAACGGAAAATGGAGATTGGATACTTTAAATGATAGGGAGAAAGAGCAGTTATATGAATACCTTGAAGATATACTTAAGAAAGGTGAAAATGGAAAGCTTTCTAACCCAAATGATAAGGCAGACTGGGTATTATACTGGTGGAAGAAATGA
- a CDS encoding aldo/keto reductase yields the protein MFYRKLGKTDLEVSNLGFGCMRLPHKEHFYEIDEVEAAKMFDYAIEHGVNYFDTAYSFHSKNRNLGGNAEPFLGKYLAERGIRDDVVIQTKLPGWLVNKREDMDKFLDLQLERLQTDYIDIYMLHSLKIDFWNKLYGMDVLEFLDSILEDGRAKYVGFSFHDDLDVFFNIMDSYDKWDVILTQVNYLDEDYKSGLGGLEFVGMAGLGNVIMEPLRGGSLINNIPDEVQALWDTADKKRTPVEWAFEYLWDKPLVTSVFSGMSNMDQVKQNVAIAESCDVDSMSEHDRQILKDVTQVYKSREEIPCTGCRYCMPCHNRVDIPHCFKQYNIAKSLDYIDKTAAPYFWLVNKDERADSCTFCGECNIQCPQGIDIPAEMEKVFDFFHDEEYV from the coding sequence ATGTTTTATAGAAAATTAGGAAAAACTGATTTAGAAGTATCTAATTTAGGTTTTGGATGTATGCGTTTACCTCATAAGGAGCATTTTTATGAGATTGATGAGGTGGAAGCTGCAAAGATGTTCGATTATGCAATCGAGCATGGAGTGAATTATTTTGATACTGCTTATTCTTTTCATAGTAAAAACAGGAACTTAGGAGGAAACGCTGAGCCATTTTTAGGCAAGTACCTTGCTGAGAGGGGCATTCGTGATGATGTTGTCATACAGACAAAATTGCCTGGATGGCTAGTGAATAAAAGGGAGGATATGGATAAGTTCCTTGATTTGCAACTCGAAAGATTGCAGACTGATTATATTGACATTTACATGTTACATTCCTTAAAGATAGACTTCTGGAACAAATTATATGGTATGGATGTATTGGAATTCTTAGACTCAATCCTCGAGGATGGAAGAGCTAAATATGTAGGTTTCTCATTCCACGATGATTTGGATGTTTTCTTCAATATTATGGATTCCTATGATAAATGGGATGTAATATTGACTCAAGTTAACTATCTTGATGAGGATTATAAAAGCGGTCTTGGCGGTTTGGAGTTTGTAGGAATGGCTGGCCTTGGAAATGTTATTATGGAACCTCTTAGAGGAGGAAGCCTAATCAATAATATTCCGGATGAGGTCCAAGCCCTTTGGGATACCGCTGATAAGAAAAGGACTCCTGTTGAATGGGCATTTGAGTATTTATGGGATAAGCCTCTTGTAACTTCCGTTTTCAGTGGTATGAGCAATATGGATCAAGTGAAGCAGAATGTTGCAATTGCAGAAAGCTGTGATGTAGATTCCATGAGCGAGCATGATAGGCAAATCCTGAAGGATGTCACTCAAGTCTATAAGTCAAGGGAAGAGATTCCATGTACTGGTTGCAGATATTGTATGCCTTGCCATAATAGGGTGGACATTCCACATTGTTTCAAGCAGTATAATATTGCAAAAAGTCTAGATTATATTGATAAGACAGCAGCCCCTTATTTCTGGTTAGTTAATAAGGATGAACGTGCAGACAGCTGCACATTCTGTGGTGAGTGCAATATTCAATGTCCACAAGGAATTGATATCCCTGCAGAAATGGAAAAGGTGTTTGATTTCTTCCATGATGAAGAATATGTATAA
- a CDS encoding type I restriction-modification system subunit M, whose protein sequence is MENVLGRQLWSIYEDLKREKKIGFLTDDEFQKYFLGFISYKYLSEKLEAYIKNRLKAKNINFEEAYNLKAYKKSLREKSIKDIGYFLRPNLLYRNIVSSKNYGNIIIEELDKAFTEISDSSVGRESQEDFQNLFEGVDLYASQLGKTIDDKNRVVFNILDALGPVNFDLDKESRNNTLLSKSILDNRKFNRSDYSYSRDKRYRKMNNIKADFDSLNFLVDKKMERDLIEPNYSIEENSLDHEISEEYSLKKDSYHKDETYEKYIDDLIGNSFEYLLSEFSLNSSNSSDYYTPNEVSTLIAKLISSQKSKLESVYDPCCGSASLLLEINKELPCDFICGQELNASFYNIARENMILHNIHYKDFDIKQGDSLEQPQHLDYTFDAVVSQIPFNSRWTADRSFLDDVRFLEYNILPPHSKADYAFIQHMLYHLNKDGIMIVVAPHGVLFRSAAEGKIRKMIVRRFNYLDAVIGLPANMFYSTNNPACMMIFKKNRKSDDVLFIDASKGFDRTKLINYLQEEDISKIVSTYRNREEIEGYSHRASLNDIKENDFNLNIPRYVDTYEDEGEDIDYDELVSRHKSVSDEINMVTREIEETYRELNIENDLFR, encoded by the coding sequence ATGGAGAATGTTTTAGGACGTCAATTATGGTCCATTTATGAAGATTTGAAAAGGGAAAAGAAGATTGGTTTCTTAACTGATGATGAGTTTCAAAAGTATTTCCTAGGTTTCATTTCCTATAAGTATCTATCTGAAAAACTAGAGGCTTACATTAAAAACAGATTAAAAGCGAAAAACATTAATTTTGAAGAAGCCTATAATCTTAAAGCTTATAAAAAATCCTTAAGAGAAAAGTCCATTAAAGATATAGGGTACTTTTTAAGACCTAATCTCTTATATAGAAACATTGTCTCTTCAAAGAATTATGGAAATATTATTATAGAGGAATTGGATAAGGCATTCACAGAAATCAGCGATTCTTCAGTGGGAAGAGAAAGTCAAGAGGATTTCCAGAACCTATTTGAAGGAGTGGACTTATATGCATCTCAATTGGGGAAGACAATAGATGATAAGAATCGTGTTGTATTCAATATATTGGATGCATTGGGGCCAGTTAATTTTGATTTGGATAAGGAAAGCAGGAACAACACTCTTTTAAGCAAATCAATTCTTGACAATAGAAAATTCAATAGATCTGATTATTCATATTCAAGGGATAAGCGTTACAGAAAAATGAATAACATTAAGGCGGATTTCGACTCTTTAAATTTCTTAGTTGATAAAAAAATGGAACGTGATTTAATAGAGCCTAATTATTCTATAGAAGAGAATAGCTTAGATCATGAAATTTCAGAGGAATACAGTTTAAAAAAGGATAGCTATCACAAAGATGAAACTTATGAAAAGTATATCGATGATTTGATTGGAAACAGTTTTGAATATCTATTGAGTGAGTTTTCCTTGAATTCATCAAATTCCTCAGATTACTATACTCCTAATGAGGTTTCCACTTTAATAGCAAAATTGATTTCTTCCCAGAAATCAAAGCTTGAATCCGTTTACGATCCATGTTGCGGTTCAGCTTCCTTGCTTTTAGAGATAAATAAGGAATTGCCTTGTGATTTTATCTGTGGTCAGGAACTTAACGCATCATTCTATAATATTGCAAGGGAAAACATGATTCTGCATAATATCCATTATAAGGACTTTGACATAAAGCAAGGGGATAGTTTGGAGCAGCCACAGCATTTGGATTATACATTTGATGCTGTAGTGTCTCAGATTCCATTTAACTCCAGATGGACCGCTGACAGGAGTTTTCTTGATGATGTAAGGTTTTTGGAATATAATATTCTTCCTCCACATTCAAAAGCGGATTATGCATTCATTCAGCATATGCTTTATCACTTGAATAAAGATGGAATAATGATTGTCGTTGCTCCTCATGGAGTTCTATTCAGGTCTGCAGCTGAAGGAAAAATAAGAAAGATGATTGTTAGAAGATTCAATTATCTTGATGCAGTCATTGGACTACCTGCAAACATGTTCTACAGCACAAATAATCCTGCTTGTATGATGATCTTTAAGAAAAACAGGAAATCTGATGATGTTCTCTTTATTGATGCTTCCAAAGGATTTGATAGAACCAAATTAATCAACTATTTGCAGGAAGAGGATATTTCTAAAATCGTAAGCACTTATAGGAATAGGGAAGAAATAGAAGGTTATTCCCACAGAGCAAGCTTAAATGATATCAAAGAAAATGATTTCAATTTAAACATTCCTCGTTATGTTGATACTTACGAAGATGAAGGTGAAGACATCGACTATGATGAGTTGGTATCAAGACATAAATCTGTAAGTGATGAGATTAATATGGTTACAAGAGAGATTGAAGAGACCTATAGGGAGTTAAACATTGAAAATGACTTATTTAGGTAG
- a CDS encoding RNase J family beta-CASP ribonuclease, producing the protein MTVEVIAIGGYEEVGKNMTAVKVGEDVIIFDMGIHLDRISIHEDTDIDRMHSLDLIERGVIPDDTIMKDVDGKVKGIVFSHGHLDHIGAVAKLAHRYDAPIIGTPYTTALIEKQIKGERKFKVNNPIRPLNPGSKIKLSKDITLEFVQSTHSIPQAVFPVLHTNEGIIVYALDFKFDNHQKVSPPPDYNRLRELGRKGVLALIVETTNAINYTETRTYSEKVARIILEDLMREPLKAKEGMIVTTFSSHIERIQTIADIAKDSDREILFLGRSMERFCGIAQNLGILKLPANAYVYGSPKAVNKALMKAEDDRDKFLLVTTGHQGEPDALLPRIASGRTPFNVKKGDNVIFSAPIIPNPTNAANRHILESKLKANGARIYANAHVSGHAGREDHRDFLRMLKPKHIIPAHGELEMLVAYGELAEEEGYRIGNNIHILRNAQAQVFNGH; encoded by the coding sequence ATGACTGTAGAAGTTATTGCAATAGGTGGATATGAAGAAGTAGGAAAGAACATGACTGCAGTAAAAGTCGGTGAAGATGTAATCATCTTTGATATGGGTATCCACTTAGACAGAATAAGCATTCACGAAGATACAGATATTGATAGAATGCACAGTTTGGATTTAATAGAAAGAGGAGTAATTCCAGACGATACAATCATGAAGGATGTAGACGGTAAAGTTAAGGGAATAGTATTCTCACACGGTCACTTGGACCACATTGGTGCTGTTGCCAAATTGGCTCACAGATACGATGCACCAATCATTGGAACCCCTTATACCACTGCATTAATTGAAAAGCAAATTAAAGGAGAACGTAAATTCAAGGTAAACAATCCAATCAGACCATTAAACCCTGGAAGCAAGATCAAGTTATCTAAGGACATTACATTGGAGTTTGTACAGTCCACTCACAGTATTCCTCAAGCTGTGTTCCCTGTATTGCACACCAATGAAGGAATAATCGTTTATGCATTGGACTTTAAGTTTGACAACCATCAAAAGGTTTCCCCACCACCTGATTACAATAGGCTTAGGGAATTAGGTAGAAAAGGAGTATTGGCTCTTATTGTAGAGACTACCAATGCAATCAACTACACTGAAACCAGAACTTACTCAGAAAAGGTTGCAAGGATAATCCTTGAAGACTTGATGAGAGAACCTTTAAAGGCAAAAGAAGGTATGATTGTAACTACCTTTTCATCTCATATCGAAAGGATTCAAACCATTGCAGACATTGCAAAGGACAGCGATAGGGAAATTCTATTCTTAGGACGTTCTATGGAAAGGTTCTGTGGAATAGCTCAGAACTTGGGAATCTTGAAATTGCCTGCAAACGCTTATGTTTATGGATCTCCTAAAGCAGTCAATAAGGCCCTTATGAAAGCTGAGGATGATAGGGACAAGTTCTTGCTTGTAACAACTGGTCACCAAGGTGAACCTGATGCATTGCTTCCAAGAATTGCTAGTGGAAGAACTCCATTCAATGTAAAGAAAGGAGACAATGTCATATTTTCAGCACCTATCATTCCAAATCCAACCAATGCTGCAAACAGACATATTCTTGAATCCAAACTAAAGGCAAATGGTGCAAGAATCTATGCAAACGCTCACGTTTCAGGACACGCTGGTCGTGAAGACCACAGGGATTTCTTGAGAATGCTTAAGCCTAAACACATCATTCCTGCTCACGGTGAGCTTGAAATGTTAGTGGCTTACGGAGAGCTTGCAGAGGAAGAGGGATACAGAATTGGAAATAATATTCATATTTTAAGAAATGCACAAGCTCAAGTCTTTAATGGCCATTAG
- the idsA gene encoding short chain isoprenyl diphosphate synthase IdsA — protein MSDVTDVLKQYSKDVVKTIEENLSVIEPQDLQDACLYLTKAGGKMLRPALTLISAEAVGGKKEDALKTAAALELIHTFSLIHDDIMDDDDMRRGMPSVHKVWDEPVAILAGDTLFSKAFEMVIDSKEENANPANVANALATVADACVKICEGQASDMSFEGNFDVKEAEYSEMIFKKTGALIAAATKAGAIMGGADDETVKALYEYGRMIGTAFQIQDDYLDVISDEKDLGKPVGSDIAKGKMTLMVVKALAESEGEDHERLLEILKEENSSQENIHEAIDLFNKYGSIEYAHNLALENVDGAKKVLEILPDSEAKAMLIALADFVIDRSS, from the coding sequence ATGTCTGATGTTACTGATGTCTTAAAACAATATTCCAAAGATGTTGTAAAAACAATTGAAGAGAATCTTAGTGTTATTGAACCACAGGATTTACAGGATGCTTGTCTTTACTTAACTAAAGCTGGCGGTAAAATGCTTAGGCCAGCTCTTACTTTAATCTCTGCAGAAGCAGTTGGAGGAAAAAAGGAAGATGCACTTAAAACTGCTGCTGCTTTAGAGCTTATTCATACTTTTTCACTTATCCATGACGATATCATGGATGATGATGACATGAGAAGAGGAATGCCTTCCGTACATAAGGTATGGGATGAACCTGTAGCTATTTTAGCAGGAGATACCTTGTTCTCAAAAGCATTTGAAATGGTAATTGATTCCAAAGAGGAAAATGCAAACCCTGCAAATGTTGCAAATGCATTAGCTACTGTTGCAGATGCTTGTGTAAAAATCTGTGAAGGTCAAGCTTCCGATATGAGCTTTGAAGGAAACTTTGATGTAAAAGAAGCGGAATATTCTGAAATGATCTTTAAGAAAACAGGCGCATTGATTGCTGCAGCTACCAAAGCAGGAGCAATCATGGGTGGAGCAGATGACGAAACCGTCAAAGCATTATACGAATACGGTCGTATGATTGGTACTGCTTTCCAAATCCAAGACGATTATTTGGATGTAATCAGTGATGAAAAGGACCTTGGAAAACCTGTTGGAAGTGACATTGCTAAAGGTAAGATGACTCTTATGGTTGTTAAGGCATTAGCTGAATCTGAAGGCGAAGATCATGAAAGATTGCTTGAAATCTTAAAAGAAGAAAATTCTTCACAAGAAAACATTCATGAAGCTATTGATTTATTCAATAAATATGGCTCCATTGAATATGCTCACAATCTCGCTTTAGAAAACGTTGATGGTGCTAAGAAAGTACTCGAAATATTGCCTGACTCTGAAGCTAAAGCAATGCTTATCGCTTTAGCAGATTTTGTTATAGACAGGTCTTCTTAA
- a CDS encoding manganese-dependent inorganic pyrophosphatase produces MSKTYIFGHKSPDTDSITSSLVMADLESKLGNDVVACRLGSLNKETEYVLNYFDIEAPELIEKVEDGAEVILVDHNSPSESVDNIENAKILKLVDHHKIAFETSYPLFIRTEPVGCTETVLLKLYKENGFTPDKTIASLMLSAIISDTLLLKSPTTTEDDKEAVKELAEIAEIDYESYGLEMLKAGTDLSSFSIPEILSLDAKQIDFKDVKSIVNQVNTADIADVMQMKGDLEAGMEKIIEDEDLDLFMLLITDIVNSNSQVIALGKDAALVEKAYGVKLEDNAVLLEGVVSRKKQVVPIMTENA; encoded by the coding sequence ATGAGTAAAACTTATATTTTTGGTCATAAAAGTCCAGACACTGATTCAATTACCTCTAGCCTTGTTATGGCTGATTTGGAAAGCAAATTAGGTAATGATGTCGTTGCATGTAGATTAGGAAGTCTTAACAAAGAAACTGAATACGTATTGAATTACTTTGATATTGAAGCTCCAGAATTAATTGAAAAAGTTGAAGATGGTGCAGAAGTTATTCTTGTAGATCATAACAGCCCAAGCGAATCTGTTGACAATATAGAAAATGCAAAGATTTTAAAGCTTGTAGACCATCATAAAATAGCTTTTGAAACTTCTTACCCATTATTTATCAGAACAGAACCTGTAGGATGTACTGAAACTGTTTTGTTAAAGTTATATAAGGAAAACGGATTCACTCCAGATAAAACCATTGCATCCTTAATGTTATCTGCAATTATTTCTGACACCTTGCTTTTAAAATCTCCAACTACCACTGAAGATGATAAGGAAGCAGTAAAAGAGCTTGCAGAAATCGCTGAAATTGATTATGAATCTTATGGATTGGAAATGTTAAAGGCTGGAACTGACTTGTCCAGTTTCTCTATTCCTGAAATCTTAAGCTTAGATGCAAAGCAAATTGACTTTAAAGATGTAAAATCCATTGTAAATCAAGTGAACACTGCAGATATTGCTGATGTAATGCAAATGAAAGGTGATTTGGAAGCAGGCATGGAAAAGATTATTGAAGATGAGGATTTAGACTTATTCATGCTTTTAATCACTGATATTGTAAACAGCAATTCTCAAGTGATTGCTCTTGGTAAGGATGCTGCACTTGTAGAAAAGGCTTATGGTGTAAAATTAGAGGATAACGCTGTCTTATTGGAAGGGGTTGTTTCCCGTAAGAAACAAGTGGTTCCTATAATGACTGAAAATGCTTAA
- a CDS encoding zinc-ribbon domain-containing protein: MSKFCPNCGHENKDIATFCGNCGSKLVSSNINSNLRDTGSSTNGSTTTTTTTTSSAKSSSASKGSDDWGSVCCGVLIVLFIIILIMSIG, translated from the coding sequence ATGTCAAAGTTTTGTCCAAATTGTGGTCATGAGAATAAGGATATTGCTACATTCTGTGGAAATTGCGGAAGTAAACTGGTTTCTTCAAATATCAACAGCAACTTAAGAGATACTGGGTCTTCCACTAATGGATCTACAACCACTACAACTACAACCACAAGCAGTGCAAAATCTAGCAGTGCTTCTAAGGGGTCTGATGACTGGGGTTCTGTATGTTGTGGAGTGCTTATAGTTTTATTTATAATAATTCTTATAATGTCAATTGGATAA
- a CDS encoding class I SAM-dependent methyltransferase produces the protein MRIEDEINPLELDWEYIWQKSLKKGFKKEKDWDKIATEYGKWLENDDYPDVLLNEMRISSNDTVLDIGCGEGTITRKIAKKAKSVTGIDKSELMLEELNKKAEDENIVNIHTIQKDINDLDYDEIGDYDIVLASRCLNGIFNIKNTLLTLNKIANEYVYITVFGSSIHKYKKEKAEIAGKPFKAGTDHMVLVMILRSLGIEANVLQLECKNLKEYHTIDEAIERSIWRLGDLEEENKIALENYFKETFVKNDRGNWVNPKDKTDLVLIWWKKEEEK, from the coding sequence ATGAGAATAGAAGATGAAATAAATCCTTTAGAACTCGATTGGGAATACATTTGGCAAAAATCGCTCAAAAAAGGATTTAAAAAAGAAAAGGATTGGGATAAGATAGCAACAGAATACGGTAAATGGCTTGAAAATGATGATTATCCGGACGTTTTGCTCAATGAAATGAGAATATCTTCTAATGACACAGTTCTTGATATAGGTTGCGGTGAAGGCACCATAACTAGAAAAATAGCTAAAAAAGCAAAATCAGTTACTGGAATCGATAAATCCGAATTGATGCTTGAAGAACTGAATAAGAAAGCCGAAGATGAGAATATAGTCAATATCCACACCATTCAAAAGGACATAAATGACCTTGATTATGATGAAATTGGGGATTATGATATTGTACTTGCATCCAGATGCTTGAATGGAATATTCAATATAAAAAATACTCTTTTAACTCTTAATAAAATAGCCAATGAATATGTCTACATAACTGTTTTTGGATCATCCATCCATAAATACAAAAAAGAAAAGGCAGAAATAGCAGGAAAACCATTTAAGGCAGGTACAGACCATATGGTTTTAGTTATGATTTTAAGAAGTCTTGGAATTGAAGCAAATGTTCTTCAATTGGAATGTAAAAACCTAAAGGAATACCATACAATAGATGAAGCGATAGAAAGATCCATATGGAGACTTGGAGACTTGGAAGAGGAAAACAAAATTGCTTTAGAGAATTACTTCAAAGAAACATTTGTTAAAAATGATAGGGGAAACTGGGTTAATCCTAAAGATAAAACAGATTTAGTGTTAATTTGGTGGAAAAAAGAAGAAGAGAAATAA